The nucleotide sequence ATTGACACAACTAAAGCCGAGGCATGCCCGGGCGTTGTCCGGGTATTCACTCATCTGAACACTCCGAAGATATTCTACAATTCTGCCGGACAGGGATATCCGGAACCATCCCCGTATGATCGCCGCCTTATCGACGAAAAAGTCCGGCATGTTGGCGATCGCGTGGCCATAATTGCCGCAGAATCCAGGGAAATTGCCGAGAAGGCCCGGGCGCTTATTGAGATAGACTACGAAATTCTGCCGGCAGTTTTTGACCCCTTTGCGGCAGCCCGGCCGAATGCGCCTTTGGTTCATGAACGGGACCCGAAAATTGATCCCCTGTCCATTGGCCAGATCGCCAGTACCAACCTGGCTGCGTCGAGTAGCGGAGGGATTGGCGATATTTCCCTGGGACTGAGCCAGGCGGATACGGTTATTACCAGAAACTACAGCACCTCAAGAGTCCAATGCACGCCCCTCGAAGCCCATGTTTGCCACACCTATCTCGAAAACGAACGGCTGGTGATCCGGGCCTCGACCCAGGTCCCCTGGCATTTACGGCGAATTGTGGCGAGAGTTCTTGGTATCAGGGAGAACCAAATTCACGTTATCAAGGAGAGGATTGGCGGCGGTTTTGGAGCAAAACAGGATATCGTTGTTGAAGATATGGTCAGTTTCGTGACCTGGGAGACGGGCCGGCCCGCGTTCTACAAAATGACGCGGCAGGAAGAATTCGTTTCTTCACGCGTCCGGCACCCGATGTATTTCGAGATCACGGTCGGGGCCAAGAAGGATGGCACCTTGACCGCGATTGACATGAAACTCACCGCAGACACAGGCGCCTACGGCTGTCACTGTCTCACTGTGCCTATGAATTCCTGTTCAAAGTCGTTGCCGCTTTTCACCTGTCAGAATATGCATTTCGAGGTGCGGTCGTACTACACCAATAGTCCGGTTGCCGGGGCATATCAAGGCTACGGCGCTCCCCAGGGTTCGTTTGCCATCCAGCTGGCTATGGCAGAAATGGCCGACGCGCTTGGCCTCGATCAGATCGAATTTCTCCGCAAGAACATGGTTCAGAAAGGGAGCCGGCTGGAAATCTTGAAATGCCTGGGAGAAGGGCAGGAGGGGATTCCTCAGGTGGTCAGTTCCTGCGGCTTGGCGCAATGTGTCGCCCTTGGGGCAAAGCAGATCGGCTGGGGAAAAAAGGAAAAGAACAGCGATTCCAGCTCCCTCAGAAGAGGGAAAGCCATGGCCGTCATTCAGCAAGGGTCCGGCCTCCCCGGTATTGATTCAGCCAACGCCTCTCTGCAGATGCTTGGAGACGGCACCTTCATGCTCTTAATCGGTGGAACGGATCTTGGAACCGGTCTTGATACGATGGCCGTTAAGGTCGCAGCTGAGATTCTCGGGGTAGATGTTTCAGATATCTCTCTGCTGGCAGCTGATACTGATGCTACTCCATTTGACAAGGGGGCGTATGCTTCTTCCGGCACCTATTTTACCGGCATGGCAGTCTATCGGGCTGCGGAGAAAATGAAAGCAGAAGTCTTAAGCTCTGCCGGCGAAATCTTGAAGGCGGATCCAAAATTACTCAAGATCGCCGCACCAGGGATGGTTATCGGAAACGGGCTGAAAATTTCTTTCGCCCAGATTGCCCATAAAACTCAGGGCGGCGAAGGGATTGGCCAACTTATCACTACAGCTTCCTTTGCCACGCATGAATCTCCGATCCCATACGGGGCCCATTTTGCCGAAGTAGTTGTCAATACCCTGACCGGCCAGGTCACGGTCGAAAAATATTTCGCCGTGCAGGATTGCGGAACCCCGATAAACCCCAATCTAGCCAAAGGGCAAATCTTTGGCGGAGTCTTGAAATCCATTGGCCACACTCTCTATGAAGAGCTGAAATTTGATGAACACGGCCAATGCCAGAATGCCAATTTCCTCGATTACAAGGTCCCTATGATTCTCGATCTGCCGGAAAAGTTTGAAGCGACCCTGGTGCCGGTAGATGATCCTTTGGGACCGTTCGGGGCAAAGTCCGTTTCAGAAATAGCGACGAACGGAGCCGCACCGACTATTGCCGCTGCCATCCATCAGGCGGCCGGCATCTGGATTCGGGATTGGCCGATCTCCCCGGCCAAGGTTCTGGCGGCTTTGAAAGAAAAGAATCGCAAGGCGTAATGGCAACGCTTCTCCTGAAGAATGCGGACGTCATGGTGACGATGGACGCGGCACGCCGCGAGATCAGCAACGGTGCGCTGTTCGTCCGCGACAACGTCATCGAAAATGTCGGGGCGACCGATGAACTAACCAAAACCGCCGACCGGGTTATCGATGCGCGTGGGATGATTGTTCTCCCGGGTCTCGTCAATACACACCATCACCTCTACCAAACGCTGACGCGCGCCATCCCGGCCGCGCAGGACGCCGGCCTTTTTCATTGGCTCAAGACGCTTTACCCGATCTGGGCGGAACTGACACCCGATGCGGTCTATACCAGCGCGCTGATTGGTCTGGCTGAACTGGTCTTGAGCGGCTGCACCACAGCCGCCGATCATCTCTACATCTTTCCCAACGGCTCGAGATTAGACGACGAAATCCGCGCCGCGCGCGAGATTGGCATTCGTTTTCACCCCACGCGCGGCTCGATGTCGCTTGGCGAATCGAAAGGCGGCTTGCCGCCCGACCGTGTGTGCGACGGCGAAGAGGCAATCCTGCAAGACTCGCGCCGCGTGATAGAAGAGTTCAACGATCCCGAACCGTACTCGATGTGCCGCGTATCGCTCGCACCCTGCTCGCCGTTCTCCGTTACGCCGGAACTGATGCGCGAATCGGCGCACCTGGCGCGCGCGTACAACATTCGCCTGCATACACACCTCGCCGAGACGCGTGACGAAGAGGATTTCTGTCTGCAAAAATTCGGCTATCGTCCGGTCGATTATGCGGAACATCTCGGATGGCTGGGCAGCGACGTGTGGTTCGCGCACAGCGTCTGGGTCAACGACGCAGAGATCACGCGCTACGCGGTGACCGGCACCGGCATAGCGCACTGCCCGTCGAGCAACATGCGGCTCGGGTCCGGCATCGCGCCCATCGTCAAGATGCTGAAGGCGCGCGTGAACGTCGGTTTGGGCGTAGACGGCAGCGCATCGAACGACTCGTCGCATATGCTCGCAGAGACGCGGCAGGCGATGCTCCTGCAGCGCGTCAGCGGCGATCCGCGCGCTCTCACTGCGCGGCAGGCGCTCGAGCTGGGCACGCTCGGCGGCGCGAGTGTTCTGGGGCGCAACGACATTGGCGCGCTGGAGAAAGGCAAGGCGGCAGATTTCATCGGAGTCAACGTGAACAGGCTGGATTTTGCCGGCGCGCTGCACGATCCGGTGTCTGCCCTCGTCTTCTGCACGCCGCCGCGCGTGGATTTGTCCGTCATCAATGGCAAGGTTGTCGTTGAAGACGGTGAGTTGACGACACTGGTTCTGCCGCCGGTGATTGAGCGGCACAACCGGATAGCCGGGGAGATGGTTCAGCGCGCGGGCGTGCGGTAGCGAAGGGTCGTGCTTAGCCACCCTCGGCGTGGTTATGGTTATCTGGTCTACTTCTTCGCAGGATAAACAGTAATCTTATCCCATGCCTGTTGAGTATTCATGAAACCTCCCGCAGGTTTGCTGCGGGAGGTTTCAACTCGGAGAATTACTTCACTATCACCGCCTCAACCCTTCTGTTCCGTGTTCTTCCTTCGGGAGTCTTGTTAGTCTCGACCGGCTTGGTCTGGCCGTATCCGCGCGCGGAAATTCTGTCCTGTGGCACACCGAACTTCTCAACAAGCGCTTTCATCACGGCGTTTGCCCGCTCTTCAGAGAGTTTCATGTTTGCAGCGGCGATTCCGCGATCATCGGTATGCCCCTGAATTTCAACCTTAATGGCACTGTTGTTGTTCATGAAATCGGCAAAACGCTTTATCTCGGGATAGTACTCTTCCTTCAACACCGACTTGCCGGAGTCGAATTTGATGTTCAATACTACGGAAGTCACGCAGCCTGCCGAGTCGACCCTTGAGCCAACGGGAGAATTTGGACATTTGTCGAGATAATCGGGTACGCCGTCACTGTCGCTGTCGAGAGGGCAGCCCCTGGCGTCTGTCTTTACACCAGCAGGCGTTCCTGGGCATTTATCGAGATTATCAGGTATCCCGTCACTATCGCTGTCCTTGGGCGCAACTGTGAGTTTGCAGCCACTTGCGTCGACCTTTTCGCCTTTGGGCGTTCCTGGGCATTTGTCGAGATAATCGGGTACGCCGTCACTGTCGCCATCAAGAGGGCAGCCGTTGGCGTCGGTCTTTACACCAGGAGACGTTCCTGGGCATTTGTCGAGATAATCGGGTACGCCGTCACTGTCGGTGTCAAGAGGGCAGCCCTTGGCATCGGTCTTTACACCAGGAGGGGTAGTCGGGCATTTGTCGAGATAATCAGGTATCCCGTCACCATCGCTATCGATGGGACAGCCTCCTGCATCGACCTTAACGCCGATGGGCGTATCGGGACATCTGTCAAGATCGTCAGATACTCCATCATTATCGCTGTCCTTATGCCCCCATGGAAAGCTGAGTCCGAAGGTCGCGACCCAATCCGCCCTGTTCCCAAACAGGTATATCTTCCGTATCTCGGTACGAATTGACGTGCCTTTCGGCAACAAGTAGTTCACGCCCAGGCCGCCGTCAATGCCAATCGTATTGCCATCCGATTCGTCGACGATATAATCACCGCCGCCTCCCGCTGTCAGATATGGCTGAAACTTTTTAGCCCACAGTGCGGGAAGATAGTAATTCGCATTCAGGCGGTAGGCGAGGGCGAAGGGCTTCACATTGTCCCCGTAGTCCGGGAGTTTTAACGTGAAAACCGGGCCGATACCTGCTTCAAGGCCAAGATTGTCTCTAAGCATCCGTTCAACCAGAAGGCCGGCTTCCACCCCATCGCGAAGATCGCGCTTATCATCAAAAAAATGATATCCCAGGTACGGTGTAACATAGAATAGCCCCGATTCTTTTGCCCCGATGGGTTTTGCGTCAAAGAACAAAGTCAGAACAATTGTTGCGAGCAGTACTCGTTTCAGAAGCATCTTGCTACCTCCTCGCTAGTATTGCCCCGACTCTGTCAGTCGCAGATGCAAACAACCACGAGTCTGCGACCAGTCGCACAACTGGTGGCGGCGCACACTGAGTCATATGTGAGCCCCTTTGTTAGATACAATGATATGCTGAACTGCCTCCAGATCTAACTGACCCTCGCAGGCATTGTATTCCGATTCAAAATAATATGTCAAACAGCTGCAACCCGGTGGCTGGAGAAGGCCTGTCAGGAGGGCGTGCTGCAACAGGTCTCAAACTGCCGTCTCACTTGGGCCGATCAGGCTCGCACTTGGCGCGTTTGGAGGCGACTTGCCCAACCTCCTCATCATCGCGTCCTTCGTCTTCATCGTCGCGAAGACGCTGTTTTGAGAAGAGAAGGTGGCGAAGAAGTAGATCGAAGCGCCGCGAGCCCGACGCCGCAGTGTGAGGCGCTACCAAGTTTTCTTGACTCATGTCGGGCCAACACTTACACTCTGGCACGTTTTTCAATCGTGTTGCCGCCCCCTACATATTGACCCCCAGCAAGGGAGATTCGAATGAGCAACCCAAGTGTGTTGCAGAGCGGGGAGAAGACGTGGATGGGACACCCGCGCGGCCTGAGGACCCTCTTCTTCACGGAGCTTTGGGAGCGGTTCAGCTACTATGGCATGCGCGGAATCCTAGTGCTGTTTCTGGTAGACGCCATGCGGGGCGGTTTTGCCATGAGCACCGCTACCGCCGCGGCCCTCTATGGACTTTACACATCGATGGTCTATCTCGTTGCGCTTCCGGGGGGCTGGATTGCGGACAATCTGACGGGACAGCGGAACGCCATCTTCACGGGCGGGGTCATCATTGCTTGCGGTCACTTCAGCATGGCGATTCCGACGACTTATACGTTCTATCAGGGTCTCATCTTTATCATCATCGGAACCGGGTTATTAAAGCCAAATGTGAGTGCGATTGTTGGCGGTCTGTATCCCGAAGGCGGTGCACGGCGCGACGCCGGGTTCTCCATCTTCTACATGGGCATCAATATCGGTGCCCTGTTCGGTCCACTCATCTGCGGATACCTCGGCGAGAACATCAACTGGCATTACGGGTTCGGCGCTGCCGGCGTCGGCATGGTGCTCGGGCTCATCCAGTACAGGTTGGGCTACAAATACTTCCATACTGTGGGCGTTATGCGTCACGAAGACAAAGAGAAAAAGGCGAGGGCCGTGCGAAAGCTGGCCATGGGGGTCGGATTTCTGCTCGTTGTGATCGCAATCCTGGCGATCCTGCGGCTGAGCCTGCTGAAGTTCACGATCCAAGAGTTCGCTCGAGGACTCGGCTACTTTGTCGCTGTCCTTGCCATTCTCTATTTCTCTATGATCGTGTTTCTTGGAAAGCTGGAGAAT is from Candidatus Eisenbacteria bacterium and encodes:
- a CDS encoding molybdopterin-dependent oxidoreductase; its protein translation is MEIQVTINGKLHSIQTDPNVRVADLLRGLGLLSVKIGCDYEGTCGSCAVLLDGRLINSCLLSAGQIHGRTITTVEGINQGRQLHPIQKAFLDAGVVQCGYCTPAMVLAVYELLGRNAQPDKAEIQDALAGILCRCTGYEQIFQAVSRLTGDTAADQDESFRKDLRIVGKDVPRIDGYRLVTGKPSFVEDMIQPATLHIAVLGSPHAHARIRSIDTTKAEACPGVVRVFTHLNTPKIFYNSAGQGYPEPSPYDRRLIDEKVRHVGDRVAIIAAESREIAEKARALIEIDYEILPAVFDPFAAARPNAPLVHERDPKIDPLSIGQIASTNLAASSSGGIGDISLGLSQADTVITRNYSTSRVQCTPLEAHVCHTYLENERLVIRASTQVPWHLRRIVARVLGIRENQIHVIKERIGGGFGAKQDIVVEDMVSFVTWETGRPAFYKMTRQEEFVSSRVRHPMYFEITVGAKKDGTLTAIDMKLTADTGAYGCHCLTVPMNSCSKSLPLFTCQNMHFEVRSYYTNSPVAGAYQGYGAPQGSFAIQLAMAEMADALGLDQIEFLRKNMVQKGSRLEILKCLGEGQEGIPQVVSSCGLAQCVALGAKQIGWGKKEKNSDSSSLRRGKAMAVIQQGSGLPGIDSANASLQMLGDGTFMLLIGGTDLGTGLDTMAVKVAAEILGVDVSDISLLAADTDATPFDKGAYASSGTYFTGMAVYRAAEKMKAEVLSSAGEILKADPKLLKIAAPGMVIGNGLKISFAQIAHKTQGGEGIGQLITTASFATHESPIPYGAHFAEVVVNTLTGQVTVEKYFAVQDCGTPINPNLAKGQIFGGVLKSIGHTLYEELKFDEHGQCQNANFLDYKVPMILDLPEKFEATLVPVDDPLGPFGAKSVSEIATNGAAPTIAAAIHQAAGIWIRDWPISPAKVLAALKEKNRKA
- a CDS encoding 8-oxoguanine deaminase, coding for MATLLLKNADVMVTMDAARREISNGALFVRDNVIENVGATDELTKTADRVIDARGMIVLPGLVNTHHHLYQTLTRAIPAAQDAGLFHWLKTLYPIWAELTPDAVYTSALIGLAELVLSGCTTAADHLYIFPNGSRLDDEIRAAREIGIRFHPTRGSMSLGESKGGLPPDRVCDGEEAILQDSRRVIEEFNDPEPYSMCRVSLAPCSPFSVTPELMRESAHLARAYNIRLHTHLAETRDEEDFCLQKFGYRPVDYAEHLGWLGSDVWFAHSVWVNDAEITRYAVTGTGIAHCPSSNMRLGSGIAPIVKMLKARVNVGLGVDGSASNDSSHMLAETRQAMLLQRVSGDPRALTARQALELGTLGGASVLGRNDIGALEKGKAADFIGVNVNRLDFAGALHDPVSALVFCTPPRVDLSVINGKVVVEDGELTTLVLPPVIERHNRIAGEMVQRAGVR
- a CDS encoding OmpA family protein; the encoded protein is MLLKRVLLATIVLTLFFDAKPIGAKESGLFYVTPYLGYHFFDDKRDLRDGVEAGLLVERMLRDNLGLEAGIGPVFTLKLPDYGDNVKPFALAYRLNANYYLPALWAKKFQPYLTAGGGGDYIVDESDGNTIGIDGGLGVNYLLPKGTSIRTEIRKIYLFGNRADWVATFGLSFPWGHKDSDNDGVSDDLDRCPDTPIGVKVDAGGCPIDSDGDGIPDYLDKCPTTPPGVKTDAKGCPLDTDSDGVPDYLDKCPGTSPGVKTDANGCPLDGDSDGVPDYLDKCPGTPKGEKVDASGCKLTVAPKDSDSDGIPDNLDKCPGTPAGVKTDARGCPLDSDSDGVPDYLDKCPNSPVGSRVDSAGCVTSVVLNIKFDSGKSVLKEEYYPEIKRFADFMNNNSAIKVEIQGHTDDRGIAAANMKLSEERANAVMKALVEKFGVPQDRISARGYGQTKPVETNKTPEGRTRNRRVEAVIVK
- a CDS encoding peptide MFS transporter, whose translation is MSNPSVLQSGEKTWMGHPRGLRTLFFTELWERFSYYGMRGILVLFLVDAMRGGFAMSTATAAALYGLYTSMVYLVALPGGWIADNLTGQRNAIFTGGVIIACGHFSMAIPTTYTFYQGLIFIIIGTGLLKPNVSAIVGGLYPEGGARRDAGFSIFYMGINIGALFGPLICGYLGENINWHYGFGAAGVGMVLGLIQYRLGYKYFHTVGVMRHEDKEKKARAVRKLAMGVGFLLVVIAILAILRLSLLKFTIQEFARGLGYFVAVLAILYFSMIVFLGKLENAEKKRIGVIFFLFIGAALFWAGFEQAGSSMNLFAERLTDRVFFGWEMPASWLQSVNPIFIIVLAPIFGWLWVALASRKREPSIPVKFFLGLLLLGAGFLVMAWGSLYASSGGPGVSPMWLVVTYFVHTLGELCLSPVGLSSVTKLAPKRLVGQMMGTWFMGAALGNLIAGLVAGQFETLPLPKLFLMVAVIAAGTGFIFLIFSRPIKRMIGIVV